In the genome of Apostichopus japonicus isolate 1M-3 chromosome 15, ASM3797524v1, whole genome shotgun sequence, one region contains:
- the LOC139980784 gene encoding uncharacterized protein isoform X2: protein MTKMRPEKLAIGILTVIVMAEGVKTSNIGYPCSPPSISSKVQADSTTDVSPSITEDTETASRLTPTNGNTPPSSSQEAQSHSTTDVPPSTSETIENAPRCNILIAALKTYDEAKIACGEIGGKMFRYEHLQPNKTAEETFRDLMSTHAESSSCDAVWVDIIRKDENQFKWNEGPDFADSDSWWIEHQPNNYGKWQGCVASYRIDNWKINDRSCTISLCTMCMDPLCNSG, encoded by the exons ATGACGAAAATGCGTCCGGAAAAACTTGCGATCGGCATCTTAACAGTGATAGTCATGGCGGAAG GTGTTAAAACATCAAACATTGGATACCCATGTAGTCCGCCTAGTATATCATCGAAAGTTCAAGCAGACAGCACCACGGATGTGTCTCCCTCTATTACAGAGGATACTGAAACCGCATCTA GACTGACACCAACCAATGGTAACACACCTCCCAGCAGCTCACAGGAAGCTCAAAGCCATAGCACTACAGACGTGCCTCCCTCTACATCAGAGACTATTGAAAACGCACCTC GTTGCAACATTTTAATTGCTGCTTTAAAGACGTATGACGAGGCGAAGATTGCCTGTGGAGAAATTGGAGGGAAAATGTTCCGTTATGAGCATTTGCAGCCCAACAAAACAGCAGAG GAGACATTCAGGGATCTGATGAGTACACATGCAGAATCTTCTTCCTGCGATGCGGTGTGGGTTGATATTATTCGAAAAGATGAAAACCAATTCAAATGGAATGAAGGTCCCGACTTTGCCGATAGTGATAG TTGGTGGATTGAACATCAACCTAATAACTATGGAAAATGGCAGGGGTGTGTGGCAAGTTATCGAATTGACAACTGGAAGATTAATGACAGAAGTTGTACCATAAGCCTTTGTACTATGTGCATGGATCCATTGTGCAACTCCGGCTAA
- the LOC139980784 gene encoding uncharacterized protein isoform X1, whose amino-acid sequence MPSFWNQKRYILKNMTKMRPEKLAIGILTVIVMAEGVKTSNIGYPCSPPSISSKVQADSTTDVSPSITEDTETASRLTPTNGNTPPSSSQEAQSHSTTDVPPSTSETIENAPRCNILIAALKTYDEAKIACGEIGGKMFRYEHLQPNKTAEETFRDLMSTHAESSSCDAVWVDIIRKDENQFKWNEGPDFADSDSWWIEHQPNNYGKWQGCVASYRIDNWKINDRSCTISLCTMCMDPLCNSG is encoded by the exons ATGCCATCCTTTTGGAACCAAAAGCGTTACATTCTTAAGAATATGACGAAAATGCGTCCGGAAAAACTTGCGATCGGCATCTTAACAGTGATAGTCATGGCGGAAG GTGTTAAAACATCAAACATTGGATACCCATGTAGTCCGCCTAGTATATCATCGAAAGTTCAAGCAGACAGCACCACGGATGTGTCTCCCTCTATTACAGAGGATACTGAAACCGCATCTA GACTGACACCAACCAATGGTAACACACCTCCCAGCAGCTCACAGGAAGCTCAAAGCCATAGCACTACAGACGTGCCTCCCTCTACATCAGAGACTATTGAAAACGCACCTC GTTGCAACATTTTAATTGCTGCTTTAAAGACGTATGACGAGGCGAAGATTGCCTGTGGAGAAATTGGAGGGAAAATGTTCCGTTATGAGCATTTGCAGCCCAACAAAACAGCAGAG GAGACATTCAGGGATCTGATGAGTACACATGCAGAATCTTCTTCCTGCGATGCGGTGTGGGTTGATATTATTCGAAAAGATGAAAACCAATTCAAATGGAATGAAGGTCCCGACTTTGCCGATAGTGATAG TTGGTGGATTGAACATCAACCTAATAACTATGGAAAATGGCAGGGGTGTGTGGCAAGTTATCGAATTGACAACTGGAAGATTAATGACAGAAGTTGTACCATAAGCCTTTGTACTATGTGCATGGATCCATTGTGCAACTCCGGCTAA
- the LOC139980785 gene encoding uncharacterized protein, with the protein MIRLDLIVQIVIQYIISDIDMLVTKTNHDKSFRQRKEYTPAVLLLLLMMMMMMMMMMMDDNDDDDDDDDDDDDDDDDDDDDGDGDDNGDDDDDNNNDDDDDDVDDDDDYNNDNDNGDDDDDDDNNDVDDDGDDDDDDDDDDDDDDDDDDDDDDDDDDHDDDDDDDHDDDDDDDHDDDDDDDYDVDDEDDVDDDVDDDDDDTIYLKCTESEFHKHRIVSWKLRSPFFFTVTHTLHILWR; encoded by the coding sequence ATGATAAGATTGGATCTCATAGTCCAAATTGTAATCCAATATATAATCTCTGATATAGATATGttagtaacaaaaacaaaccacGATAAATCCTTTAGGCAAAGAAAAGAATACACTCCTGCTGtcctgctgctgctgctgatgatgatgatgatgatgatgatgatgatgatggatgataatgatgatgatgatgatgatgatgatgatgatgatgatgatgatgatgatgatgatgatgatggtgatggtgatgataatggtgatgatgatgatgataataataatgatgatgatgatgatgatgttgatgatgatgatgattacaataatgataatgataatggtgatgatgatgatgatgatgataataatgatgttgatgatgatggtgatgatgatgatgatgatgatgacgacgacgacgacgatgacgatgatgatgatgatgacgacgatgatgacgatgaccacgacgatgacgatgacgatgaccacgacgatgacgatgacgatgaccacgacgatgacgatgacgatgactaTGACGTTGACGATGAGGATGATGTTGACGATGACgttgacgatgacgacgacgacacCATTTACCTTAAATGTACCGAGAGTGAATTCCATAAGCACAGAATTGTGTCTTGGAAATTGCGATCACCATTTTTCTTCACTGTCACTCATACTTTGCATATTCTTTGGCGTTAA